The sequence TTAACGCATTATAAGTCATATttgaataataaatattaatataagtCATGGGTAAGCTAAGAAAACAATGTCCGGAATAAATTTTTGGATACTGATAAGAAAAAACAAGGTATAATTGTGAGcaatttgttaaaaaaaataagtgaATGTAAATAACTAACGATGAGTAATGGAACACGAGAAACACAAATGATTGAAGTCAGCTCAAATTTACTGATAAAGAATTACCTACAATGTGCAACCCATGAATGACATTACACTACTGGGATGCACTGTATATGGGCTATTAATTTTCGCCATAATTCGCGACTATCACGGgcgtgtgcgtgtgtgtttcTGTACTTTTTTTTCGTACAATTTCCTCGACGATTGCTGGTCATCTATAATTTTGATAGCAAACACCCCGACTCTCACAATAGATTGTATAATAATGTTGCCATGTGAGTCATCGACGACACGAAAAAGAAAACGGTAAATGAATTCAATTTCAATTGTTGAATGGCCATTGCATATTGATTgtatacacagagaaaaatgaTTGATTGTTGAGTTAAGATGTAGGGGTCATTTGTTCaattaagaaaaaaaagcCGGGTTCATTTACTGACCTTTTATAAGCAATTAAACTATAAGAAATGCTAGTTATGATTTATTATTGAAATGTTAATAGACTTTTCTCCCTATGTACTAGTGGCGATTTCCCTTTTGCTTGGGTTTTTACTGCATTAATTTGGCGAGAACACGTGAGCAAGTGCAGCttgtttgttatttgtttACTAGTTAAATTCTGTCGCCAGATTGAAATGCAAATTGACTTAGAATCGCTATCCATCGCTTTTAAATGAGACATCTAGCCCGATCAATTGGCACGCACTTTCCGGCTTATTTCGCGCTTATCATGGGGTCCCCCCACTAGTCAAATGTTTATCAGTGGGCACTGTAAATACCAAAGAACAAAGGGGAGTTATCTTGTGTGGGGCAGGAAAAGcgaaaacgaaaaaaacaCAGTGGAATAATCAGCAACAGCTGTCAATAAATCAAGAATGCACTTTCTGGGAAGGGGAACTTGAACTTCCTTGAATTATCGACCGTAGGGCTTAGTCACCCACACAGCTACACTTGccactatatatatatgtttgtacattgtacatatatatatatatttattcgtGGTCATGTAACGCACGCCAAAAAAAGAAGGTAGCGCTACCTCTCCCACTCCCACTCCTTAAGTGTGTATGTGTGGTGTTTGTTTGTAATTGAGGCAAAGGTCGCGACTTCCGTCTCGCTTGCACTCGTTGACGCCGTGTCTTACCGCTTGCAAATTCCAATGCAAAAAAGAATgtgttctttttgtttttagcaATTTCTGGGTGTTTCTCCTCTTCCTCTTTTTCTACCTGCGCCTTaccttctgctgctgctgcttcttcttcttcctctGGTGCTCCTACAACTTGCGCCTGTGTGTGTGGTTGTTGTCTCCTGTGTGCGgctgcatgtgtgtgtgcgggGAATTCTTAATAGAGTTTTCCTGGGCCGAAAAGTAGTTGGCTAGAATAGAGCACGATTCACCGATGCCGCCCACGCTTTGGTCCACGTAATTGCATGTAGCTAATATCGCTGCActaattgtttatttgttattttgtttcgCTTGCAAACCGAATTCTTAGCAGTGTGACCCGCGGTATTATCTGTGGATTATACAGTTCGGGTCTAAAAAACATACTTTTAATACCATTTTTATGCATTCGAAAATACCAAGAGTACGGTCTTATTAAATTGACAGGTGGATGACACCGCTAAACGAGTTTTGGCCATTAGACATGTTTCGAACCTTTTTGTGGATTTAGAGTTGCCAGATTTGGTTAAAAAGGATAATAATTGGTGTAGCCTACTGGTTTTGAAAAATACCGCCCTTAATATTGtataaaaaagtaaattttaggcaaaaaaaaaaacgatatGGTGAAAAAGGGCGAGTAAAAACACACCTATATGAAGTGGGGCGAAGACTATCCTGACACAGTGAAGTCGTACAACTGCGTGTACTTATGGAATAGTCGCATGTACAATGTGACTTGAGTTTGGGTTTTTCTGCAAATAAATAATCAGGCCCATCAATATTCATCACCCAACTGAATGTGTTTAAACAAATAAGAGTATTCGGTATAAAAACGAGGATTCAGTACATTAAAAACATTCGGGTTAACTGGTAATAAGTGATTAAAATGCTGAAACTAGCGATTGTGTTAATATGTGGGGTTATAGCTTTGAATTGTCATGGAGTTTTTGCAGAGACCAAATCCGATTGCATTTTAAAAGATCCTCCCAACCAATGTGGGGGACTCTGCCTTGGTGTTTTAACACCGGTGTTGAATCACTTAACCATCCCGCAGGATCACAGGAATCCCAGTGATCCAAAAAAATCCAACGAGGTCCTGGTGAGGCAGTACACGATGGAAAGTCAACTGACTGCCTTGCAAGAAAAACAATCAACATTTGAAAACTCATTGGATAACCAACATAAAACTATGGATATCAACCAGCAGAACGCGACTGATAGACTTGATGAGTTGGAAAGCCAACTGTCAGTTCTACAAGAAACATTACTCACAGTTGAAACTAAACTTAAATATCTGGGATTCGAACAAATTGGCTCGAAATACTTTTATATTGAAAAGCTAACTGAGAAGAATTGGTCCTCTGCTTCAAAATCTTGTCGAAATATGGGAGGCCAACTGGCTGACATTAAGGACCAAGAGGAACTGTCCGCCCTTCAGGGGAGTCTCAAGAAGGACACTCATTACTGGCTGGGCATCAATGACTTGGGCCACAAGGACGAATTCTTGTCCGTGGCCACCGGGAAGCCAGCTCCTTTTCTTAAATGGGCAACAATTCGTCCAACTCGATTGGACACTTCCGACTGCGTATTCCTCTATAATGGTGAAATGTACGATTATCCTTGCAACTATAGTTTCCGGTTTATTTGTCAGTCAGAGGAggaaaataagtaaaaaatataaaaagtcaGCATGTATTAAACGTagaggaaaataatatttaccatttttaaataaaacaactttttttttttaaattagatTGCCTTTGTTCGTTTTCTTTTACAACTATACTGAGTCTTAATCTCTGAGTTTTTAATATATCAAATGTTTATCTCTTTTTATATGAGGAATCTCCATTAATCTCTATTGCTCGCTAAATATAACGTTGCACATTTCGTTGTTTTTCTGATTGAGGGCGAAAGTGCAGCCCGCAGTTTTGTGCGACAATGTGGCACGCACATGTTTGGCATAAGGTCGCTCCACGGACTGTAGGAACACAGAACGAGTGGAGGTTTGTCTGGGCAAAAAATATAGAGTTAATAAAGATGATTTATAAATATGCCTGGAGAAACTCACTTGAGCAGCTGTTCAGGTCGCTGAAGTTGCATGCACAACTTTATGCCACTGTAGAAGTCCAGATCAGCATTCAGACTTAATTTTGGTTCGTGAGTGAGACTGAAATCATGAACTAATTTCGCATAGGTGAAACCAACAGCCACATGACCTAGGACAGCGCTACCAGTACTAAggatagaaaaaaaaaatcaagattAGCTAATCACTTCATTGAATTTGTGGCATTCGACTCACTTTTGCTGAATCTCTGTCTGAGCATTCCGATTCCACAGGCTGAATCCCACCTTGCCATTGAGATCCACACTCCTGGCGCCCAGCACTCGCCAATGAAGAGTGGCTCCTGATGCCAGGATTATGTAGTGCTCGTTGTCCTGGGCCAAGGTAGTTGCCTGGTAGGCGGGCGTCGAATCTGAGGCACTTCCTCCCCACACGTGACCCATTAACTCCGTTTGACCGTTGAAAAAGATCAGGGGTCGCAGCTGGGCGCCCTGCACACTAATCTCCATGCCGGCGGTGACCGTTTCCTCGCCACCCAGTTCATCATCCGCTGGGATTTGGTAATTTCCATCATCGGAGTCACTATCGCCCACCAGCGAACCTAAACCGGCAGTGTATATGCCCAATTTGAAGCTGCTGGCTTGGGAGCGTCCCGCATGGAGCAGAAATTCCACAGAGCCACGCTTGAGGATTCCCTGGTACACTTCCTGGGTACTTAGTAGAGATTCATTGAAGGCAGGAGCCACAGAAAGCTGGCGGGTGAGGACTGTCGTCAGACCTACAAATGATTGTTTAATAGATTGGTTATTTATTAAGGATAAAGAAGCAAAACACTTACCCTTTTGTCCCAGCACATTGTAGTTGTTGACCTGTTTCCTTTTAGCCAGCTCCTTTTCAAACAAAGCCCTGAATCGAGGACACTGCTCAGCTAGCATTCGCAGCTTTTGCAGCACATAGGTTTTGATCTCGAATTGGCGATCATTGGAGGCCAAATAGTCCAACAGGTGACCCAATTGCTCTTGGCTTGGCCTGAGCGATAGGATAATATCCAGAGCTAGAGTGCGAGCAGAGCTATCGAAGCGCCGCTTTTGCTGGAAGAAAATACTTTCAAACTGCTTGCGATGCGAGGGACTAAAACTGCGCGAAGGAAAAGCTTTCAGGGCCTGCAAAGCAGCCACCGATAAATTATGCTCCTCGTCACTTTGGGTCTGCTCCAGCAGGGAATCAATAGTGGCGGGATCCTGGAGATTCTGCAACGCCCTGATATACAATGTGGGCTCCTTGGAGGAGAGACCTTGCAGGAGATAAGTTCGCACCTTCTGCAGCAATGGATCTTCCACATCGAACCTGCTTTGACGCGTTAAGGTGGCCAGAGTTTGGATAATGCTTTCCCTCAGCTTCAACTGCTTTTGGATAGACTCCCACTCTAGTATTCCATACAGGTGTTCAACAATTTTCCTATCCGGATGCGTGGCCACAGCCAGGGACTGCAAGTATTtctccagcagctccaattgCTCGTTTGTGGTTTCCCCCTCTTTGTAGAGGAATCCAAAGGTGGCATTATGAGCATCAAAGGTTTGAACGGCTCCCAAAAGATCAACCAACTGGGGCAGCAATTGTGTGTGCTCATTGAGCAGATCTACGAAGTGTTCTTGCCTTGTGATGCGAGCCAAGGGGATTAGTTTGACGTAAGCCAGAGCCAATGAAGATTTGCCCACGTCCTCGGATTGCAGTTCCTTCAGAGAAGCCTTCAGTTGTTCCTCAAGCTGAAAAAtagatatatttaatttaaaattccaAATCTTTAGTCATTAGCTTACAGTTTGCTCCTTGATCTCGCTGATCATGCCATCTACATCGGATTCCAACTCGAAAACGCGATTCCAGTCTAGCAGGCTCTGGATGACCTCCTCCAAGCTATCCAGTTCCAGCTGTTTCACTTCCTCCGATCCTTGGGAGATGTGTTGCAGGATAAGAGTACTCTTCACAGAGCTTCCCACATCCGGTTTGGCTGCTAGGCTTAGGCGGTGACCCTCCAGGGACTCTGCCTTCAGAAGAGTTCCCCCCGAAGAAAGTTCGTAGGAGACCTGCTCCTGGGCTTGCTGAGTGATGCCCAGAGCTTCCTCTGGGTGATAGTTTACCCTGAGATCCCATAGAGAACAATCTCTTTTGGTTTTCTCCACTTTCGTTGAGGATTTCACTTTGTAGGACACTCGACACAGGCCAGAAACATCCAATTCCTCCTCCTGTGAGCCATCTAGCCTCAACTGCAGAAGTGACGCTATTCCGCGCTTCAAATTGAGCACGGACTGATCTTTTGAACTATGTGCTATGACCTTTTCAGGCTGTCCCTTAACCAGACTTATGTAAAAAGGTCTGTCGGGTATCTGGGTAATGGGACGAGATTTTCCAGAAGCATCCACCCGACTTCCGCTGATAAAGACCTCCAGTAGCTGTACTTCATCCCGACTCCAGACCGAACTGATTTTAAGGTCGGTCTCAAATTTATAACTGGTCTCCTTGGCATTTGAACCTCCCGTCAGGTCTTCGAGAATTACTTGATTTTGCAGCTTGAAGATTTGCTGGCTGTTCGGAGGGACTAAAGCCGCTCTTCCCTCGTCTACAGAAATGTGGGCAAAGAAGACAGAAAGAAAGAATGGAACACGTCATTAGTAAATCGAATTGTTATAACTTTCACCCAGAAGCACAGCTACAAGctgatattttttcatttatttagcCTGGGTCGAGGTTATCAACAAGTGGCCCGCACAGTGGGCGGCATTATTTCCAATAGTGGAAGAATGTGTTTGAGGAAGAGATAATACAATAAAGGGATGGGGTGATAGATAGCAAAGGTCTGCTAGTCTCGGGTGTTCTGGTGTTTTCAAGAACTTTAAAGATTGTATATTTTGTTATCCCAAAAAATTGCAAgtttaagttttaaaaattaataaaatttaatttatagtGGGAATTAGCGTAGACAATAATTCGAATGACGtgtacaaaacaaaaataagtctattttattttaatgaattGTGTCTATCAATGAAAAGCTTTAAATTAACAccttttacaaataatttcaTTGACCTTCAAAACTTTAACACCTTTGCTACCTTTTCGTCCCACTGTCCAAAATCAGCTGCTCCAATTGGAAAGTGTGTCAGATAAAAGTTCTCATCGGTTTTTTGTTTGTGTGGAGGAGCGGCAATGTCAATGTTGTTGTTTATCACTTGTTGTGTGGGTGAACGCAGCAAGAAAGGGTTCATTCAACTTTACTATAAACTTTCTACGTGCTTTTGAATCCGCCAAAACTTATTTACCCCAttaaacattatttaattGGCATTAAAACTCACCGAAACTTCCAAAAAAGAGTGCGAGAAGAAGCAGAGATTGCAACCAGTTTTTATGTTGTTTCTCCATGTTTCAAGTGCCTTTTGTTCGACTTTGTGCTTGCTTTATTGGCTGAGCTGAGGAATTTAAGCTAATTCATTGATAAGACTGTTGTTAAGCCGGCGATTAAGGCAGAATTCTATTAAAACCGACCGACCGCGAGGAGAGAAAAATAACAAAAGCCGATGTCGGCAAACGTAAGGGAAATATAAGCAAACGTAAGGGTTTCAGCGTAAGGCAAACGTAAGTGTCAAACAGCTGATAGTCTGAACCGTGGTGAAAATAAACAGCTGATCGAACCACCTAGAGGGCGCCACCGGATTTATTTAacctaaaaatataatattttatgttttgcaTTCAATTTTTTAGCTGAGGACAATCAGTTAATCCAATTACCAGattcttttcttttaataattaataagtaTTTTTAGATTTATAATTCTCAAATAATGTACCCAATGTAGTACATTCTTTTGTATCTTTATTTGTTCGTATCCCAGGACTTAGCCATCCAAGTTTTCATAAAATTGGATTCATTTTGGtgagttttttttataaacttaatatatttaatacgCATTTTAAGAATTACAATTTGTGGATTTAAGATTCGATTTACATGGTGCAGATGAAATGATCTGCATCAATGCTGGAATAAATGTGTCCCTCGGAAATCATGAAGTCCAGAATGTTGCTAGAAAAATAAACGAAAATTTCACAATTGTGCATGGAATAGAAACTGGTAAAATATCGCTTACGTCAACTCGGAGTCGCTGATGTGTGAGAACTTGGCTTTCAGCTCCTTACGGGAGATGCCCTCCTCGGAGACATTGCTCTTAATGGCTTGGAAGACAGCCTGCTGCTTGGGATCCAGCCCACTCACAATGGCTGAGCTCTGGGAGGCGGTAAAATCGGCTATGGAGCCGGAGCCTGAAGAAGCCACTGCACCAGATCCCCCCTTGTTCTGGTAATCCTCGGCCCTGTAGCGGGCATTAAGCACCTCCAGGAGATGGGTGCACACCTCGTTGGGGTCCAAAACAGGCAGCAGCTTGAATACCATCAAGGTTTTCTGACCCCCCTGCGATCGTGTGGTGCCATAGACCTTCACATAGTTGTTGACCATGACTTCGGGGGCCTTCAGGGCGTCGCCCTCCTCCAGCCAATAGTGCGCATCAATCCTGCCACTATGATCCTCCAGGGTGTAAGTAATCTTCGTCGAGGAAGTCTCGACATTTCGCACTATGCCCACCACACAGGCCATGGCATATTGCATGCCGAACAACTCGATATTGCCCTCGGGGGCATCCACAATCTGCTTAATCACCAGGGGCACTATTCCCTATATTAAGGTACCCAAAGACATGTACAACTTATGGAATAATTGTGTTTTATTCACTCACCTCTCCCTTCTGATTGCTGGCGGCTCCAGCGGGCGCAGTTTGTGTGGCATTGAAATCTCCAACTATAATCGAGTTTTAACCATTGATTTCATTATTTTCGTAAGGATAGGGCAGCTACTTACATGAATCGTTCATTTTGCTGCCTTTTTATTGCTTAgaattaagttttttaaatgaattttaCAATAGGGCGCCGGTAAACAACAAAACGCGCGAATTTGTAGTTGCAAGTGTGACCGTAGGTGACATTTGAAAGAATACCATATTTTTGGTATATACTAAATACGgaaataaattgaaatatatttctaCAAAAACATACCCTTGCATTTAAAAAACACAATTGtggtttttatattttctttttaatccAAATAGTAACCttaacttttaaaaatgtttttaatggAGTGAGTGTAAATGAAAAATTATAACAAGCCTTTAGGTTTTTCTGAATGTTCTTATCTTAGTTCAATGGAACACTTTGGACTTTTAGTCCCTTTGGAACTTATTCTTCCTGAGATTGTTAACTCAATTCATTGCTCAATActgctaattttaaaaacgtTGGTATTGAATCATGGCATGCAATATATGTTACTATCGGTCCCTCTTCTTTTTTGGTTTTACTTCAACGTTGGCCGAAGGACAAATATCCTTGTTTAAGCATTCTCCGCAATTAGGTTTCACTGGGGTGCAAATGGTTTGGCCGAATCCAACGAATAGATGATTAACTTCCGACCAGAGGCTAAAGGGCAGCCACTTCTCCAATGCGATCCGGGTTTGTTCTGGCTCCTTTGTGGGCTTCGGTACCCAACCCAATCTATTTGATAGGCGATGCACATGAACGTCCACTCCAATTCCGGTGATTTTATTCCAGGCCACTGCCATACATATATGAGCCATCTTGGGTCCAACTCCCGGAAGAGCCACAAGTTCCTTGATATTATCCGGAATATCCGAATCATATTTGTCCATAAGTATCTCCACAGTTTGCTTGAGGTATTTTGCTTTGTTCTGCAATGGATAGTCGTAAGATGAATAAGAATTCACGAGTTTGTATTGTGATATGTCTAACCTTATAAAAAGAAACGGGATGCAGCAAGTTCTCCAGTTCTGTTACTGGCATTTCCTTTAATTTAAGTGGAGTCAGAGTTCGGTCTTTAAGGCGATTCATGGCTTCAAAGGTGGTTTGATCCTTGGTTTGACTGGACAACATTAGGGCTACTAAGTTTTGGAAGCGTTGGGTCTGTGAaatgattattattttaaatattccaTAATTTGTATCCTGTTTACTAAGAATACCTTTGCATCTGCTTTGGAGTCCGCACAGCGATGGCATCCCATGGTGTCCACAGGAGCAGTTTTAGAGTTTCTCATGATGCGTATGTTTTCTAAATGATTATACCATAAGGGATGTGGTGCTTGTACTTCCGGATATAAATTTGGATCCAATTGGTTAACCAGTTCTGTTTTCACAGTTTTTAAGGCCTCTAGGCTCTCTTGTATATTCAGTTCCTGCTTTATTTGTGATTCCATTTCCTTCTTGATCTTATCAGTCATTATGGGAGATTCGGCAGCTTCTTGGACCACTTTACATTTGACTACAGTAGCGGAACCAACTTGAATTTTGGTTACCGTATGatctacttttttattttttttcggtggAACTCGAGTTGGAGATAGGGGTTCCTTTTTAAGGGATTCCATTTTAAGTGGTTCCATTTTTAGAGATTCTCCATTTACTTGACGCTGCTTGCGGGTCCTAATCGGGGAGAAGTAAATTGAGCTACTAGATCCTGCCGCACCCACTAGATCCTCAATATCCTGAAAGTTCAGAAACTGCGTCATTACTTCTGCTATAATCATAATATTATGAAATACTTACCCTCACATTATCAGCCCTATTCTGTCGGCTTATTATCTCTGTGGGTTTTATCACGTCTCCTCGTTTAGCCAATTTGTTGGCCAACGTTAGTTTCTTCACATTTTTGGccatatttaatataattccTGCTCTTCTCGCGTTCATatgtttgtttactttttgAACCTATCGATTTCGatataaaaatcaaaaggGTTTCCactaaacggtcatactttaaTGTGTTGCGcggttaaatttaaaatgaagAAATTTTCAGCATATGTTttgcattttattatttaaaattgttgcGCGGTTAAATTTAAGGTTAAGAAATTTTCAGCATATGTAGGTGTACCattgcattttattatttaaaacgGCCTTATATCTAAAATAGCTTAATGGTATTTCTACAACTTTTTTATGAGTttcttattttgttttaaacaaAATGGATTAGGACTACGTATGTATTTACATATAAGATTCTCATCATTGTAGACAATAGCAAAATGtacaattatttaaaaaaatgtccaACATCCAATGACATTTATTCCGATAGCAATTTACTTTCGTGCGTCTGTAAAAAAAACGTTACCAAAAAACTGTATAATATTAATGCCTTTACTCACCTGATGTGCCAGCTTCAGAAGGTGTTCAAAACTGGACCGCCCTGTCTGCAAGACCATTCCATAAAATACTTTGCTCCAGGATTGCGTCAAAAGTTCGTAGGGTGATCCAAATTCCACCAGACTGCCGGCATCCAAAACCATTACCTTATCCGAATCTATGATCGTATTTAACCTATGGGCTATGGTTAGCACAGTGCAATTCTTGAACTTCCGGCGAATGGTTGTCTGAATAAGGGCGTCTGTTTGAGGATCAACATTTGCCGTGGCCTCGTCCATTACTAGGATGCGGTTCTCGCGGAGAATTGCCCTGGCCAAACAGACCAACTGCCGTTGACCCACACTGTAGTTGGCACCCCCCTCAGCGATCATACTTTCAAGACCCTTCGGCAACTCGGATACCTCCTTCTTAAGATGAACCTATAAAAAAAGATTGTAAAAGTAAGGATGCGATGAATAACTTTATCAATATCTCACCTCCTCTAGGGCCTCCCACAACTTATCGTCAGGATACTGTTCAAAGGGATCCAAATTATACCGCATGGTACCGGAAAATAGCACTGGTTCCTGGGGTATTATGGAGATTTTGCTGCGTAGATCGTGTAGTCCAATTTCAGCTATATCTCTACCATCTATCACCATGGACCCATCGTTGTAGGACAATCTGAAGAGGGCATTTATAAGGGAGGATTTACCGGCACCTGTTCTTCCCACAATGCCAATCTTCTCGCGTGGTTGGATAACGAAATCCAGCGACTTTAATACTTTATCCGTTTTGGGATCCGGGTTGTATCGCAGACTAAGTTCTTCCGCTTTAATCCCACCCTCTTGTGGCCAATTTTTGGGAGGTTTCTTTTCCTCTGGAGACTCGAATTCACCTTCCGATTCCAGGTTCTTATATTCCAGAACTCTTTCCACGGACGTCATAGAATTCTCCAGCTCTGCGGATTGCCGCATTCCCCACTGTACAGTCCCAGTCATGGACATAGCTTGGGTGATAGCCAAACCGATTTGTCCGGGATTATCAAGCGGGGGATTAAAGTAGCTCATTATGGTAACCGATATAACATAGGCCACGCAAAACAGATCCAGATAGTATCCGAAAGCTCGATTTGTGGAGAGGAAGGTATAGTATCCTGAACTGTGGAGATCCTGGTAGTTATCGTATTCCTTAGTCAGTAATTCCTGAGCACCCATAGCTCTGATGGTGGGAAGGCCATTCAACGTTGCACTAAAATGCGAATACATCGGAGATCTGGCTACGGCTTCCAATCTTTTCACGTCCCTCGAAGTACTTAGGTAGAATTTACGAAGATAATGGAAAGCCAAAAACATGGTCATGGTATTTACCAAATACCATGGATTTGTGATGCACAAAACTCCTATAATTCCACTGATTGTGAGGAATATTTGTATGCAATCGAGCATGACGGCAGGCAGTATTTCGTCCACTTGTCCCAGATCCATGGCAAATCGATTTAGGATTCTGCCTGAGGGATTTGCGTGAAAGAAATACAGGGCAGTTCGGGAAATACCTTGGAACATGGTATTATGCAACTGGGTGGATGAGTGCATCGCCATGCTGAAGAAGAGTAGAGTTCGAACCAGTGCAAAGATCACTAGGGCTATATTGATTCCACTAAATATGTAAATATCCAACAAAGAAGAGGAGTCGTTGTTTTTTACCCTGTGAATGTAAAgaactaaatattttaaaatacatacaacTCATTAAACTACTTACCAGTAGGACAGGAAGTAATCCCCTCCGGAAGCCAGAATTTGAGTGCCCAGGCAGAAGAATGCCACCAGGACAACAAGAAACCATCCTGAACCCGaggaaaaatatttcttatagaTGTCCAATCCAATTTTTCCTTTGGATCGCGATTCCTCAACGGGTTGCCTTTCATCTTCCCATACAGATTCCGTTCCAGAATCCACTGATGTGATACTGCTTCTACTTACACCACTGCTTTGGCGGGAGTAATTTGACTTATTCTCCTTCGCATCGCCAGATGCATTTACCTCATCAGAATTTTCCTTTTCCTCCTGGGTCTCTTTGGCCAAAAGTTGGGCGAAATCCTGACCGCTTTTCAGCATTTCGTCATATGTGCCAATAGCACTTATTTTTCCCTTATCCATGATCACTATTAGATCGGCATGCTCCAGAAATTGCAGTTGGTGGGTAACCAGGATCACCAGTTTATTTCTGAGAAAGCCACGCATGCACACCTCGAATAAATGACGACCTACGTGGGTATCCACGGCGCTCAAAGGATCGTCAAGGAGATAGGTATCTGCCTGCCGATAAACAGCTCTGGCTAAACTGATCCTGGCTCTTTGACCTCCGGATAGAGAGGCACCTCTTTCGCCCACAAAGGTGCGATCTCCCTGAAGCAGCTCGAAATCTCTTTCCAAAGCACACTTTTTAACGACTTTACGATATCGCTGCTTATCCATGGGCAAACCGAATAGAATATTATCCCTAACGGATGCGTTGAAAAGCCAGGGTTCCTGGGAGGCATACGATATTTTTCCCTCGACCTTCAGCTTTCCAGATTCACCAGGAAGTTCTCCAAGTATAGCCTGAATTAGGCTGGATTTACCCGAACCCACAGGTCCAATGACAGCCACCAATTGCGGTGGCTTCAGActaatgtttatattatccaAAACGGGTTCCACGTGGTCCTG is a genomic window of Drosophila suzukii chromosome 2L, CBGP_Dsuzu_IsoJpt1.0, whole genome shotgun sequence containing:
- the LOC108021708 gene encoding probable multidrug resistance-associated protein lethal(2)03659; this translates as MQANKLPINPRESAGILSILMFCFALPILFKGRKKTLEPTDLYTTLKGHKADTLGDKFFETWQAEAKSCRDEAKKEPSILKVIAKVFGWKLFVSGIFCGFLELGTRATLPLILGALISEFTRNGNGDGLWAQIYGITLIITTLFSVLMFHPFMMGMMHLAMKMRVAVSTAIYRKALRLSRTALGDTTTGQVVNLISNDLGRFDRALIHFHFLWLGPLELLISSYFLYQQIGIASLYGIGILLLYLPVQTFMSRLTSKLRLQTALRTDQRVRMMNEIISGIQVIKMYTWEKPFGRLIERLRRSEMSSIRKVNYIRGTLLSFEITLGRIAIFVSLLGFVLMGGELTAERAFSVTAFYNILRRTVTKFFPSGMSQFAEMLVTLRRIKAFMMRDETEVPELEVGHINALFKAKPLVELQSFRARWNQDHVEPVLDNINISLKPPQLVAVIGPVGSGKSSLIQAILGELPGESGKLKVEGKISYASQEPWLFNASVRDNILFGLPMDKQRYRKVVKKCALERDFELLQGDRTFVGERGASLSGGQRARISLARAVYRQADTYLLDDPLSAVDTHVGRHLFEVCMRGFLRNKLVILVTHQLQFLEHADLIVIMDKGKISAIGTYDEMLKSGQDFAQLLAKETQEEKENSDEVNASGDAKENKSNYSRQSSGVSRSSITSVDSGTESVWEDERQPVEESRSKGKIGLDIYKKYFSSGSGWFLVVLVAFFCLGTQILASGGDYFLSYWVKNNDSSSLLDIYIFSGINIALVIFALVRTLLFFSMAMHSSTQLHNTMFQGISRTALYFFHANPSGRILNRFAMDLGQVDEILPAVMLDCIQIFLTISGIIGVLCITNPWYLVNTMTMFLAFHYLRKFYLSTSRDVKRLEAVARSPMYSHFSATLNGLPTIRAMGAQELLTKEYDNYQDLHSSGYYTFLSTNRAFGYYLDLFCVAYVISVTIMSYFNPPLDNPGQIGLAITQAMSMTGTVQWGMRQSAELENSMTSVERVLEYKNLESEGEFESPEEKKPPKNWPQEGGIKAEELSLRYNPDPKTDKVLKSLDFVIQPREKIGIVGRTGAGKSSLINALFRLSYNDGSMVIDGRDIAEIGLHDLRSKISIIPQEPVLFSGTMRYNLDPFEQYPDDKLWEALEEVHLKKEVSELPKGLESMIAEGGANYSVGQRQLVCLARAILRENRILVMDEATANVDPQTDALIQTTIRRKFKNCTVLTIAHRLNTIIDSDKVMVLDAGSLVEFGSPYELLTQSWSKVFYGMVLQTGRSSFEHLLKLAHQTHESKLLSE